CTTATCGGCACGGATGTGAATTGGATGATCAGTTGTCATTTAAGATACGGACCTTGTAGGTCCACGTGACCTATTGTAACATTGTAACATTAAAGGCATTAGCggctgcatatttatatatagggcTTTGATTTTTGTTGGACGGAAAACTTCCGAAATTTATGACCAATGTCCATTATTTAGACTCTTTTGAGCCGCTGCTTCATTTTGGGGAGATTTTGCGTTTCCATAATTATGAGGCTACTTCTCCATGCTCATCAAGCAGAAGGCCCGTCAAATGTGGGGTTATCAATTCCGTTGTTATTTTTTGCCGTTGTATTTACGTCATCTATGACGTCAACGGTCGATTTGACGTCATTATTCAGTTCAACGTCAACGTTAATATTCAGATCCTCTTCGTTCTTTCCCCGATGACGTTGAACTATGAAGTTAATGGCTCCTGCAATGGCACCAATCGCGGTTGTGAATATTACGGCGAGGTACGCCGTACGAACCGCCAAATCTCCCTCCGGTGCTGGATAAAATATTACTAATATCCCCGCTGCCAATAGCGCATTCTGTATACCCGTCTCTAAGCCAATCGTGAGAGCAGATTTAGTTTTCACGCAGACGAGCTTGGCCACGATTGCGCCTAAAGCTGTACCTATCAGAGGAAGGGCTATTGCTGCCACATAGATCTCCCAACTAGATCGGAAAACGTACAAACGAAACGGAAAGTCGAGTGCCAGAAGACCAATCAGAATGACAACTGCTAGGCTCTTCAACCACTTTGTTGCAAATTCTTTGTATTTTGGAAACTTGTAACCTAAGAAAATCCCTACAAGAAACGGCCCGAGGATCAAGATGAGTTGTATGATCAGCTCAATGTATGGTACCTGAAGGCTGATGTCATCCCCAGCTACAGGTCTCGTGTAGAGAAACATGTTCAGAGGCATCATACCCAACGCTAGAATGTTAGTCGTAACAGTCATCGTTACGCTTAACGCATAGTCCAGACCGAGAATAACGCTTAGGGTGTTGCTGAGGTTACCACCCGGACAAGTGCCGATCAAGATTAGTCCCAGAGACGTAGCGCTGTCCAGACCTAGCAGGATTGTTAAAGCCAGTGCCAGGGGAGGCATGATGGTGAATTGGGCTATGACTCCGACAATAACACCCCATGGTTTCTTTATCCGTTCCAATACTTCATCTAGTTCTAATGTCGATCCTAATACACAGAACCAGAGGATCAATACAGCTATGACGCCATATTGTATAATCGTCCCGATCAACGTCTCCACGAGTTTCACCTTGACTACTATGCTAGCAACAACGGTAGGGTTCTCGTCCGTTATCTCCACGATACCGTCTTGCTCAATCCTCTCCTCCGCCGCCACCATCTCTAAACCCTCAATACCGATACTGTGTGCGTTGATATCGAGTTGAAATGTGAACGGTAAATCGTTGCCCGGTTCCAGAATATATCCCACGCCATCTTGAACGGTCACCGTAAATACTGCTTCGCTGGAACTTCTAACGATAATCGCGATTGGCCTCTCACCGGTAAACCGTTGGACGGTGGCATTTACTGAGGCAACATCGCCTTCGCTTAAAAGAAGGGATCCATTTATCACATCGAATGTTACTTCCAGCTGGTAATCACGATCGTCCGGTGTTAGCCGATTCTGAGCGGAAACGGAGGCCAGGAGAAAGGTGAAACACAAAATCGGGAGAAGGTAGTTGTTGGTCATTTTCGATAGCCTTCGTTCTTGACTATGACAGACGAGCAAACAGTctcacacagacagacagacagacagagctACACGAAGAGAAAACGAGAGCAAaattaatttcatcatttcggggggaaaaaatatgaaaatgatataCGAAGTAGTAAGCCCGTCAGCCGAAAGATAAAACATAAATACGTGATGGACACTATATAGTTGCATAGCTGTTACAGAAGTGTCATAACGTAAGCCATAGACCCGTGTACTACACACATCTTTCCTTAGTGCAAAAATTAGGTTAAGTATGATCAAGGTATTTCTATGAAAATATCACAGAACGGAAATAATACATAAGTACTTTTCTACATGCGGTCAAACAACTTCGTTTTGGCCTTTTCCGATTGCTTTATAACTAGTTTAGCTTGTTGTAAAGGCCTGCAGTTATAATCAAATAACAAATTACCAAAGATCTATTAAATTTTCACAGAacggaaatatatatataagtagttTTATGCATGCGTGTGGTCAAACAACTTCGTTTTGTGTCTCTGTAATGACCTTTGCCTTTTCCGATAGCTTTATAACTAGTTTAGCTTGTTGTAAAGGCCGGTAGTTATTAAGAGAAATAGGTAAGctatttgtgtgtgtgcgtttccccccccccccccaaaaaaataggAAGTAGACCACTGTAAGTAGTTTTAAATAAGGCAGctttttttacatttgaagTTATTTATCTTCTAAAATTATAATGATAAAGTCGACTCGCGTACGAATTATTGATAACGTTGCGCACACAAGAAAGTACGTTGAGTATAAAGGCTAAATGCAACAATAGCACATTTAggtataataatattatacgAAACCATTTCCCCCTCCCGcatccccacctcccccccccgcaccccaccccctcccccatttgcttctttttttcaaacctATCTTGGTTTTAACTATTTCATCGAAACATTACAGCTCaataaaaatacagaaaatatagCAATATAGTAATAGTCTTTGGAAGCTCTACAATCTCATTTTATCTTTTTATCGAATATCATCTAATCTCCAGCTGATCTCTGAGCATTAGAGGATTAACAAAGATCACCTAATCGCAGAGATATATTCTGAAGAAGAGGCCGGCGATGTTGGTCCATGCCGTTTAACATAATACACACTTGATTCGATAGTTCTCAATTTAATTATAAAACATCTGTGGTTACAAAAAATTGAATTATGTTTCTAATTTATAGAGTTTGTCTCAAATTTCAATCATTTCTATAGTATTTGATCGATAAAAGTAACTATAAGCCTTAGTGAAGTTCcgtgtttttcttttctgtcgaatatatatattatatatatatatatatatatatatatatatatatatatatatatatatatatatatatatatatatatttatatatatatatatatatataaataaattcatTAGCAGAGAAAGACACCCTTTagggagagaaaaaataaaCTTACTCAGATTGGAGACTCATTTAATGGAATCTTGCGTTTTTCTCTGCCGTCTGCTGAAGTTTGCTGAGAGAGAATTTTATTCTGGGTAGCCGGAGTAACTTGACAACGAGATGTGTTGCCTTTTACCAATGGGGAGGTCTTCGAGCTTAACAGTGCAAATCGAAACCCTTCGCTACCCCTATAAGATGGACCGATACAGTCACCATGCATATCCTCTCTCCGAGcgtcatactttttttttctctacctattgttcttttgtttttctttccctaACTGTGTTTGCTGCGTGACTTTTACGTTGTTTGTCTGTGAAGGAAAAGGTTAGGCTCGTTTTGTTTACTGAAACACAATGGATCTGCGAGACCTGAAACAGGTTTTAATTGCTTGACGAAATgtaatgtcattttaaaatataaGAAAGAGAGTGATTAAATCCATACAGCCTGTGGTCGTGCTGCACGAAGTCAAACAGTTTTCTTAAGAGTTTCATTGAGCAAATAAAACCAAGTCTTATTTTGTCGTCCTTTTATTATTCTTTCTAAGTCCTTTTTTCAACAACAGTTTATTCGATTGTTTCTCATGTTCTTGTTGCGTAAGAATCTTTTTAGAAGTTTGTAGCTAGTTTTTTATGGGTAAATTTAAGCTAAAAAACCTTGGTAACAAAGTGGTGATTCAAGTGTTCTGTCTGTCGCACGCAATTACTTTATATTACTATTTGACTGTTAGTTGTGTGTGATAGCGAAACGAAGTTTACTGTCTTAAAAGTTGGTCAAAgtgcaacatatatatatatatatatatatatatatatatatatatatatatatatatatatatatatatatacatatatatatgcatcgggactgtgactgtgtgatcatcgtcgggtgtgcatcaccattcccctcgaaagggaacagatatatactacacatgatcttagccatatatttatatgtgtgtatgtgcgtgtgtgtgtagtAAGAAACAAATGGTACAAGTAAACAACAATAGTATGACTTTTGCATGTGGAGGGAAATTGGATACAAACCAACCATAATTGACAATAAAATAGACATTTGTATGGCTTTTAAAGGGATATTAATGTGGCGGAAGTGGATTGTTTAACAAAATGTTTGATTGTCTTCATCGTAGGTCGAAACCAAATCCTCGTAACACTTCGTATGGTGAATAATACATGAATTTGTCACCTTTAATTTGAGGATATTTCGtgaaggcatctggcaacagcacaGTTATTGAGACAATCATTACAATTgagatgaagaaaaaaacaagtttgtACTCTTCTTAATATTTATCAACAgaggaaaaaaatgatatcGTTTTGAAGAGAATCTTCATATTACATTATCTTCATTCTAATTACATCATGGATACCCTCGCTGAGTATTACGGTCCATGTCCTTTGTTAGTTTTCTCACTTTCTTACTTTGTTTCTCATTTGGATCTTTCTTGTATTTCTTATTACTGTTTGTTGTTTTATATAGTTTTGGTGGTGTTGTAAAGAGCTTTGCGCTATACAAGTTGGttgttaattattatgattatgatcattTTCATTACTGAATTTGCCTTCCCTGTTGTTTACCTTGAATTTGCTTTGTTAAGCTAATGATGGCGTCTTCGCGAggtcctgcttgcaggaggatctaaaatacataaatgtCAGAGCGCTATGCGTGGTTGGCATAAAAAAAATCGGACAGATATACACCAGTTCCTGACGCAAAAGCATGCTGCCAGGTTGATGCATGTCTTCGTAACATCTAAATTAATCTATTTTGTTTGGTTGGCCCGAAAAAGTTGAGGAGGGTTCAGCTAATGTAAAACATCGCAGCCCGACTTATCCAGCCCGTGTTCACGTCGTGCCGCGTGAGCATTATCAGACCGATCATCCAGTGTCATGATTGGCTGCCGATAAAGCAAAGAACAAGATCCTTCTGATCTGATCACCATCAAGGCACTGAACGGCATATGGCACCTTATAGGCCGTGTGACACAGTGGGATATATGGCCTAGAAATCAAATTCCGTGCTATTACCTTGGGGGCAACTCAAAATTGCATATTAGATTTGTTAGCTGTGTAGCAGCCAGCCCCATAGAGCAGCCCTCGCTAGTCTGAAGATCGTCGTCTGGCTGTCGGTAATTAGCATGATCAATTCTTCTACAAAATTCTACGACAAGCGATTCTACAAAACCTCCGATGTTAACATTTTGGATATAGCTTGTCGGTGTTGAATATGGTGTTGATTTGACACCAAAGAGAATACAATCTGACCTTCAACCTCGTACAGGTAGAAGTTTCAGCCAATCCGTTTTCAAGTTTCTCTCCTTACCGCGTAAACACAAATATGTCATAGAAACCGGGACTCCTAATTGGTCCATAGCAGTGGCAGTAATTATCATATCGATATCGTCGGCGAAGCTGAAACAGCCAAAGTCGGGCAAAGCAGACGACAATGTGCAAACGAAGGGGGCAAAATGCTAACAATTCGTTAATTTCGAAATCAAACAAGGAAGGTTGTCGTATTCAAGGAATTCAGAGATTTGATCGAAACCGGTATACATTCTTTTGGATATAATCtgtgtatagcctatatgttTAACATTCTCTTGGAAAGGATAGGCAATCTACGGAGGCGAGGGAAGAATACATTACAAGTTTACAACATTACTTCAGGCAGATACCTAACACTACATACATAAGTCTACTgcgtaacttaggcctaggctaattgtTACCGAAGCCCCTATAGCCAAGGCCcaaagcctaggcctagtaattACTAGATCATGTGTAACGTATATCATTGCGTATGCCTATAGAGGTGGAAGTTTACTACTTGCCATTGAACAGAGCTGTGTATCACTATTATGTATCacttataaattataattaGATTATTCCTTTCCATTTTACTAATAAAATGTGAAACGATACTGGGATACCATAGGCCTATACTCCATAGTCTCGAATATAATACATGTAGCCTAGCCCTGTTCAAAGGTTAGTTGGCCATGCCTTTTGTCACAGAGAAAATCCCAGAGGTCCCTCAAAAGTGACATTTGTCGGATGATTTCGCCTCGTTTGGTGGATAAAACCTCAGATCGGCCGTCCTTGATCCCCAGCATTTCATTTGGGAATGCTGTTCAGTTTTCATACCACATTGTGAGTTGTGTGTAAGCATAGTTTATACAGTGGCAGTCACGATCATATGGTCAAGATAACAAGGGTTGAAAGTTGAATTTTGACTGCAGTTCATCAGCGTTGTATTGTTTTCAATAGTTTAGGCGATTCCCACAGGTAAAAACATAGAAGATTGAAAGTAATGTCTCATGTAGTGAGGGTATATATGCAAGTACAGCAAACAGATAAGGCTTAAATGCACTGCCAGCAGCAGTTTTTATGTCTGATTCTTATGACTAGTTCTGTGAAGTTTTGAAATCAACGTGTTACATtaattgccattttttttttgtgtggttgTAAGATTGATTGTTGGTTAAACGGTTGAAAAATTTGACCGGTTATAAATGCACATTCCTATTCATTACAAGAAATGTGTTCACCTATCTCTAGCTATATAAAGCTATGTGCTTAACAGcatattttctttcctttagtATCTCCAGCAGCTGCAAGGGTTAAAATAGACAGCaattcagatactgatgtactTTCTGAGGAGGAGGATTCTCAAGATCATGTTAAACTACCCTCCACCAGTTCTGCACCTCCCATGAAAAGGTTAAGGGAAACAGAAGCAACAACAGATGAGGCCACTGAGGTATTAATCActcatttaaacatttcttgtaATGTTGAGGAGAGCTTAATACCATTCATTGGAAACCTGCAACTTAATATATTCGTTTTCGGtggtgattttatccacacacataaaaaaatacatgaataaAATAAAGGGAAATTTGGGAGAAAGCAAACAAGTGTggtttctatttcagttgatgggttcTGGGTTTTTTGTCATATATTTGTAAAGAAGTCTtacattattaattaaaaatacaCAACACTTGGTAAAACTATTTACTTCTTCATGAAATGTTTGGTTGGAAACTAAGGTAAAAAAGATGGATCAGTGATAGTGAATGAGATTCATATTTGAACAGGAAAGAAGTATTTTGACACATTACAATACGAAAACGGTGAATCATGACTTCAACTCATTCTTGAAATAAATTTCCTGCTACTGTGGTTCAGAGTGCTAATGTTAAGTGAAATCCACAGACCAGGAAAAGCCAAGTACAGCTTTTGTTTGCAAACAATAGCAGCGCTTCTCTGTTGGGAACTGGGTGCTCATTGCTCATGGGGAGGGTCTGTGGATGTGTGCACTCAAGCGTGAGCGATATGCAGGCTGCATAATGAGCAGAAGTGCTGCCGGCTGGCTGGGGATGATCGGCGGTTAAATTTGCAAGCTTTCCCTTACTACCTCAGTTTATTAGGTTATGCATAAAAAATCTTAATCTAACTCCACATGtaaatttttggttccttgctaaaagcaaaggaacctatgtattcaggttggcgtgtgtgtgtgtgtatgtatgcgtgtgtgtgtgtgtgtgtgtgtgtgtgtgacgcttaagcttgtatgcacgataactcaacaagggattgactgatcatgatcaaacttggtgggtgggtggcccatagtgagtagatgaaccctattgtttttggtgcccacaaaggtcaccaaaggtcagttatggtccaaaaacccaaaatactaaaactgcaataactcccagtgccaatgtgcgacaaggttgatattttgggacaagttgtgaactggttagggaaacattttgaaacttaacggtcatgtgatgtgaggtcaccaaaggtcaattaatgttaaaaaactagtttttttgcgataacttgagaacgaattgtccgttagggttgggagttgcttcagtgtaatccaattgtcgacccacatctgggtgacccttgacctcaatttgacctctggtgaccttttcatgttttggggatttttacagtttcgatgctattttcagatgtcaaaggtaccttccgatcataaatatcgataggttgacccccgtgtgacctttgtgtgcgaacttataaggggtcaaagttttcggtcggagttaggatggctgtaaagacttatcgtgttgatttttggaatcagcagatcaaactacatttgaaaccaaggtcaaaaggtcaaaggtcacattagaaaaaatgtgcttagtttgggagaaaacgggcgaaaaagaaaatgtttggttttgatgctagatttggatatcaaaggtaccttccgatcaaaaatgtcaatgggttgacacccgggtgacctttgtgtgtaaagttatacaaggtcaaagttaattttcagacatttaatgcaataactcccagggccaaggtgtaacaaggttgatattttgggacaagttgcaaatggtatagaggaatattttcaaacttaacggtcatgtgatccgaggtcatcaaaggtcaattaatgttaaaaaactagtattttgggtgagaaaatgggcaaagaaaaaaatgtttgaatttttacagttttgatgctatattcacatctcaccaatcaaaaatgtcaataggtgtaccccaggtgacctttgtgtgtgaagttatatgaggtcaaagtaaattttcagacatttagtgcaataatttccagttccaaggtgtgacacagttgatattttgggacaagttgcaaatggtataggggaatattttcaaacttaacggtcatgtgatccgaggtcaccaaaggtcaattaatgataaaaaactagtatttttgcgataacttgagaatgaattgtccgttagggttgggagttgcttcaatgtaatccaattgtcgacccgcatctgggtgacccttgacctcaatttgacctctggtgaccttttcatgttttggggatttttacagtttcgatgctattttcagatgtcaaagataccttctgatcataaatgtcaatgggttgacccccgtgtgaccttcgtgtgcggagttatacgaggtcaaagttaattttcagacatttaatgcaataactctcagttccaaggtgtgacacggttgatattttgggacaagttgcaaatggtataggggaatattttcaaacttaacggtcatgtgatccgaggtcaccaa
Above is a genomic segment from Apostichopus japonicus isolate 1M-3 chromosome 5, ASM3797524v1, whole genome shotgun sequence containing:
- the LOC139967344 gene encoding ileal sodium/bile acid cotransporter-like; this encodes MTNNYLLPILCFTFLLASVSAQNRLTPDDRDYQLEVTFDVINGSLLLSEGDVASVNATVQRFTGERPIAIIVRSSSEAVFTVTVQDGVGYILEPGNDLPFTFQLDINAHSIGIEGLEMVAAEERIEQDGIVEITDENPTVVASIVVKVKLVETLIGTIIQYGVIAVLILWFCVLGSTLELDEVLERIKKPWGVIVGVIAQFTIMPPLALALTILLGLDSATSLGLILIGTCPGGNLSNTLSVILGLDYALSVTMTVTTNILALGMMPLNMFLYTRPVAGDDISLQVPYIELIIQLILILGPFLVGIFLGYKFPKYKEFATKWLKSLAVVILIGLLALDFPFRLYVFRSSWEIYVAAIALPLIGTALGAIVAKLVCVKTKSALTIGLETGIQNALLAAGILVIFYPAPEGDLAVRTAYLAVIFTTAIGAIAGAINFIVQRHRGKNEEDLNINVDVELNNDVKSTVDVIDDVNTTAKNNNGIDNPTFDGPSA